From the genome of Oncorhynchus gorbuscha isolate QuinsamMale2020 ecotype Even-year linkage group LG18, OgorEven_v1.0, whole genome shotgun sequence:
GCATTGAGTCTCTCTGAGGACAACAGAGAAGCGTGTGCGTTTCATCCCAGTGAATCTGTTTACTATCACGAGGTAGCCATCTTGTCCTCTCTGCTTTGTTTCGCTTTGGCAGGACCTGTGGATTTGGCTCGATTTCTGGCAGGCATAGCGGTGAACACCTGGGTAAAGCGGACCTGTGAGTTGGCCTGTttcatggtggtggtagtagtattagccCTGGGCCGGAGTGGAGGGGCAGTTGTGGGCCGGACAGAGAGGGGCTGTCTAGTTGGACGGACATGTTGGGGGGAGGGGCTGTCTGTCCTGCAGTGAGAGGTGCTTAGGCTGCGTCGGGTCATGAAAACGCAGCGCAGGGGCATGCGGGGGCTGCCGCAGGGCTGGGCGGGGACAGGACATGGCTTcggacaggaggaggaagaggaggatccaGTCTGCAGAGGTTTAGACCGCCTCTGGGTCGGGAGAGTGCTCAGTCCTATTTTCTGAACTTGGAGTCTGAAATGAGAATAAGTGGAATAAGAGTTAATTCTTCCTCCCGGAAACCTTTGATGAGTCAAAGTGTTTTTACAAAAATCATAACAAAACTTTAAAGAACATGACACCGGTCAACCAATCAAATTAAGTTTAGGTCATAAACGACAGAAATCAGACCGTCTTTGGCAATGGCTAACTCTTGATATTTGGCACTGTAAAGAAGTGTTTTCATAAATTATAGTAAAACAATCAAGGATCTTTTCATTTACTGTGGTAACCAATGAGCCATACaatgttataatgttatgttTGCAAACATGATGTTGTGAAGACTACTTACCCATTACCAAAGGTGGATGCATCTCTACAAATGCCCGATCCTGGCAACGTGAGAGGGGAGGCCACGGCGGCCACCAGACGCCCCGAGGGCCTCTTGATGGGGGTGACGGGCCTAGGGATTCTGCTGCGCCACTCCGTATGGCTCTGGTCCCCCCCAGCCTCTGTCCTGGCCTTCAGACATGAGCTCCTCCTGGCCAGGGACTCATCAGAGGCATGGGTGTCTTCCTCCGAGCCGGTGGTGGAGAGCGTCTCGGAGGCCCTCCCATCGCCAGAGGACAATGAGGAGGATGTCCCCGAGGGTAGCCTCATCCAGCGGCCCTGCTGCTTCTGCACCACCAGGCGTGCCAGGTCCAGTTGCCGGGCTCTCCTCCGTAGTCGCACTCGGGCAGAGAGTGAGGCTGAACGCTCTGAGCCTGTGTCCTCTTCAGACAGTAGAACCGGGATGCGGCTTTTGATCCTCTGCCTGAGTGCAGTAAACGGTAATCCAGCGTTGGACTCGGCAACACCTTCGGTAGACAATGCCCCCTTGTTGGGATCTGCAGAGAGAGTTTTGTGTTCCAGAATGGGCGACATGGCTTCTGGGACAGGCTCCAAGGACTTAACAAAAACCAGCGGTGGGCGGTCGTCTGGTTTGGTGCGAGTGACACCCTTCTCCAGGGTCACGTCTTGGATAGAATGGGTTTGGGGCACTCTGGAAAGACGCTGGGATTCCTCACCCTGTTCAACATGTACAGTCTGATCATGGGAGTCTCCTTCCCATGGTGAGGTCTCCTGGGTAACGGCCGAGAGGTTGTAGCGGTCGCTGCTCTCCTTTGCGTTCTGACATCTGGAAGACATGACGTTAGAGTGGGAAGTCTCGGCGATGTGGACAAAGGTGCGCTCGACTTTGGTGAAGGGGGGAGACGCGGGGGCGATTGGGGTGGATGGCCTCAAGTCTGACCTCAGTGTGAAGGAGATctctggctggctgcctgcaCCCACCAGAGGCATATCGTTCCTAGGGGTAGAGGAAGACGGCGTCCCGAAGTCAACCTCCAGCAGGACGTGTTCTCCCCCAGTGGATGGAGACTTCCGGGTATCCCCCGGCGAGAACAGAACCAGGGTCTTGGAGCCGTCTTCCAAGTCAGGGTCAGCATCTGTGGCGGGTTCCCGGGGTCCCCTGGGACCATCCTCAGCCATGAGGGTATTAGGGGCCCCATCCTGGCTCCGCTCTGTGCTTTTTTGGCTGGTCTCACTGTTCGACTCACTCTTGGTCACGTCATCGTCTCGCGGGCCCTGGGGCTCCTGGACCTCGTTCTCTGCCGGCAGAGCTGCTGTGAAGGTTCGCCGCTGAGGAAGGGAGCCAGTCAGCATGACGGTGAGGAAGTCGGCCCGCTTGACCTGGAGCTGGGGAAGGATGTGGAAATGGTCCTTCTCGTCCAGCTGGCCCTTGGTCCTGAAGTCTGGACAAGGCTGAGATAGGCCATTGTGCTCAGTTGGAGACATGATCACCTACAAAAGATGCAATTAAATAATTACTTTTGCACTTGGAACAAGAGACATGCTGGAAATATtgtcaaaaaatataaaacaataagTATTTTGGAAGATATGGCTCACGTCACATGATGTAAATGAGGACAAAACTGGGAAAACACCCAAGATTATGTAATGTGAACATATCTAAGATAACTTCATAAAGAACGAAACGAGGGACAAAATTTTTCCCCAAACGATTTTATGTTTTTTGGGTTATACACAGGCTTTTAAATATTGTCTAGATTACATACATTGATAGAAAAGGCACAAAAATGCATTGAAGAGTATTCCCTTTTAGAGAGACACTCCAATATCTTGTGATTTTCAAGTGTTTCCCTTCATAAAGATTTGACATACAATACTGTAGTATATACACACTAAAACCAACTATCTTGCATGCTACTACAGATTAACTGAGAACTCAGTATGTAAACTGGTTAAAAGTACATATTTTCAATCTGTTTTAAAGTTAAAAATACATAATTTGATTCAGTTTTGCCCACTGGGAATTGAACATTTATTgagttgtatgtgtgtgtgtgtgtgtgtgtgtgtgtgtgtgtgtgtgtgtgtgtgtgtgtgtgtgtgtgtgtgtgtgtgtgtgtgtgtgtgtgtgtgtgtatatgtgtgtatatatatatataagttttGTTGATTTACAAAAAGTTTAAAATACATGCTTTTTACCTGTAAATATTACAAGCAGACTGTACAATTGTATTGTGATACAAAAAATGCTTACacatttatatacagtatatcgtaCATCTAAAAGACACTCACGGATCACGCTTGACaaatactgcagttatactgacTACTACTTATTTCTTTCACAATTATATCATACAGTACCTTCTACTATCTCATGAGCCCTCTGTTTCCAAATATGAAGATGAATGCTCACTCATTTACAACGATTTGACAAAAATCTCTCCTGCACACTGATCGATGTTCTTGTCTTATATTTGACGAAGTTGAAGAACTTCTGACACCATGATAGGTGCTgtgcagcagagcagagacaAATAGCTCAGCTTCAAAATGTTAATGATCAATTTAGTGATACCCGCGGCCTACCCGTACCATAGCTATTGATGAAAAAACAGGCCCTACCCAGCACTAACCCAATGTATAATGTCAAGGCCCATCGGGCTCAGGTTGGGTAGCAGAGCTCTAGCCTACATCCCTGAACACAACAGGCGCATTTTATTCCATTTATTCATTTCCTGCACTAATGTGTTATCATTTACACACCCAACGTTCATTTGAAACAGGTGGTTTTTTGTTGAAATGTGTGCCGTTGCCCGGCTATTAAAAGGTACAGGCGGCTATTTGAGACTGCATTTCATTTAAGTTTTACAGTACATCTTAATTTTTAATTTTCAGCCAATTTTCCTTAAGAAAATATTCAAGTCATTAAACACTTAAGACTTATAGACTGAAAACACTTTCAAATTCTAGGCTATTGTTGACAAATATAACTCTGCAATTCAAGATAATTATTGTATACAAGACCACATCATGCTTTTATATTAACTCAGCTTGAAAGGCTGAGGGTTAAGGGGCTTTCTGAGCATACAGTGTACTTTACAGTGCAGTGGCTTTGTGTAATGTTGTGATATGTTAAACAAGTATCCCATCTATGGCATTTTCAATCACTCTTAGTCCATGGCTAAAAGGGATTTCGGCCACAATAAACAGTTTACAATATTTCACAAGACACTTTGCCCATGTCCTGTGGATTTCGCAGCAGATTTCTCAACTTATATTGCTATCCATTTACAATAGGTTGGACACCCAGCCTTGCGGAACAAGTCATTTTTTAGACTATACGGCAGGATATGCAGAACATATGGAAGATATGCTCATGTATCAGTGACGTGAACTGAATTTTTTTAACTTATCTGAGAAATTAAAATAAGAAGGTGCGAAGTACATAGTTTTGTGAAAATGCTAGTCCCTCTTCGCTGCACCTTGAAATACATTTTTGATCCGTGAGTATACTCCGAGTCAATATTCACATAATAAGGAATTGCACGCCCACAAATTGGGGGAAACAAACATTCTTTCCAATTGACCCTCATTGTAAAAGAGCCAACGTCATTGTTGATTTTTTGTTatacagaaataacaaaacatgccGAAAAGCTACTGTGTTGTTCAATGTAACCAGGTAAAATCCAGATCTATGGTTCACAATGCTTCCACGTAGGGAAAAGCCTGTGAGAAGAGCTATTTGGCATGGGAAATGTGGGGTGCCAGTGTCCAAGTATGAAATGTGGGGTGCCAGTGTCCAAGTATGCTACACATAGCTGTGTATATGGAAAACATTTCCTCACAGGTAAGACAGTTAACTTGTTAaatatagtctgtttgtaactccaccactacttgtagctgtatagtccacttgtttgtgttgttggtcttGGCTATCTTAATGTTGCGGttgatagctagctagcactcactCACGTGGCTCCTAACACCGTCATGAAAAGAGTCATGAGGAAAGACCTACAATATAACGTTTTTTTCTAAGCAGTGGAAACGCAGGCAATGTTGAAAAGTCATCTTTAGACATATTGTACTTTTCTTAAATGTAGTtttgtaattgactaaaacaagcagacaaGAAAAGTGTGTTTGAAAAAGGTCACATTTTTGCTGTGAGCCAATGGAGTAACCACAGGTGGTTTCCCCACAGGTGAGTGAGGCCGGTACGTTCTATCTAATACCGACTGGGACTATCCCTTTACCTGTGGTATTATACAGTACTCACCGAAAAATCACTGGGTTGTTCCAGCAATTGGGTGCCCTTTGAGTAGTATACCTTGGTCAAACAAAACTTTTGATTTCACCTATTTTATAAAAGGGTTGACGTGTTTTACTCGACACCCTCAGGtttccaacacaacacaccaGAGAATTGCCAAAATGAGCAGAATCAGCTCACCTGCTTTCACACTATGATTTGACTTCTAGAATTAGGAatgaatagtttcaccatatcaAAACGAGAGTTCggttaacagggttgaccttaaaatgagggacagatgtaaatgaatcactaatcacatgaaatatATAATAATCTTTCAGAaattactttgtcaaagcaacaacgTAACTATAGCATTACAATGATGAAGAATTTTTGGTGTTAAGTTGGTTAAAATCTTCCAAAACTCTGAAAAACTTGAGATGGGATCTTTCAAAATTCTGgcactttagcaagtctttattcatattaTAAAAACAGATTTATTGAATTGTCCATGTTGGCTATATTAAATGGTACTTCAttgaatataacaggcttttagaattcaatattggtgcacaattattattattattttattttgtacttttacccccaattggtagttacagtcttgtcccatcgctgcaactccactACGGACTCAAGAGaggccatgcatcctccgaaacacgaccctgccacgccgcactgcttcttgacacactgctcgtgcttctacacctgcattgcttgctgttttggggttttaggctgggtttctgtacagcactttgagatatcagctgatgtacgaagggctatataaataaatgtgatttgatttgctcgcttaacccggaagccttCCGCACCAATGTGTGGGAGGAAACAGAGTCCAGTTTGCAACCGAGGTCAGCTTGCAGGCatccggcccgccacaaggagtcactagagcgcgatgggacaaggaaatcatggccggccaaaccctcccctaacccggacgacgctgggccaattgtatgcCGCCTCATCTGTCTCCCGGTCACGGatggctgtgatacagcctgggatcgaacccgggtctgtagtgacgcctaaagcactgcgatgcagtgccttaggccactgtgccactcgggaggcccattggtgtacaatttctacttaaaatgaATGACCGTACTATACATTTACAGCCAGAGTtttgatattattatatatcgtGCAAATAATGTTAGAAGTATGAAAACAGTCTTGCACAATCCAATTTCTCTGCAAGTGCATTTCAAAATTGCCTGCGTTATTTTCAGAGTTCAGTGACAACATTCGACATCCTGTTTTGATTGAGAGTATTATGGCGAGATTTGTTTTGCCGAGAACGGACAAAAAAGtacaaaaacaatatttttttaatATCATTGACAATAATGTCAAGGAACAATTTGCATGTGTGCAAAATTAAGTTTGGAGTTAGCAGCTTGCACTCTCAGTACATTCACTGAGTAGTGCTCGTTACATGATGCTATACACAAAACGACAAGCATGATTTGCTGAAAATCGTCTAACCAAGCAAGCAGTGAGAAATGATCTGACGGAACAGTTATCTTTTCTAAATCAGAGACAGAGGCGACATTCAGAGAGGGATGGTTGCTTGCTTCTTAGTGCTGTTAAGTAAATGCAAACATCTTAAATGCAAAGCTTGGCAAAAGTAAAAATGGTGCATATTTCTGTAAGCGTAGCCCTTTAGCGCATTCACAAAAGCAATCATAAAAGAAAACATAAGATCCTACTCATTGAGAAGACCAAATAAGAAGGCTGTATGTGGTTATGCCATTTCAGAAATACAGTAGTATCGTTCCTCTTCACAATGGTTTCAGCAAAACAGGGAACACAAAGCCAAGAGATACATGGTTATTTCAAGATATCAGTAAAATAACAGCATACATTTTTCATTAAAACGTTGAAAAGACATCCAAAAAACATTGGCGTGTAACAAAAATCAGCTTACAGTGCAGCGTGAAGCCTGTGATGTCACGGGTCAAGTATTTCTAAGCTGAGGTGCAATTCTATACAATTAATTTCTATACTGTACATTGCACTTGGCTACATCAACAGTGCATGCCCTTTACATCAGAAATGCTACCCACTTATGTGTCTGAAACCTCATTggttggggatggagagagagtggcatAAAATGAGTGTGGAAATAACCAATCCTTGTCCTTTCCTCAACTTTTTTTCTTCAAAATGGCGTAACATTTTTTCCCCCTAAGCACCCTTTTTTATTGCGTTTCTCATCTTTTGCATCAATATTTTCTACCTGGGCCCAACAGTAACCAAGTTCTCCTGTTAAATCCTTAATAAAGTGCAATAGTGAGGTACAGTACTCAAAGGACAACAATGGAGAAAGTGCTATGTTGATGACTTATCTACACAAACATACTGTCACAAACAACAGTCGATCCTGATACAGTATGTAGCTTACTTCACTGCAAAaatacacaccaaaacccacaGAATACCAATGGCATTTTTGGCTAACTCTGGCTACTTGAATGAATGGTTTATGCTATTCTGCAGGAAGATAGATAACGCAAAGCCCCCTCAGTGCAATCCAAACCCTGGCATTATCTATCTATAACAATGATAGAGTTTAAGTGCTGAGCCAATGCAATGGCAGAGAGGTCATTCTATGGAGCTTAAACTGTAAGTGCCTGAAATACTTTGGAACCagatttcaattcaattcagctGTTTGCATAGTACACCCGAACCACTGGTCCAGGGTCTACCCTGCTTATGGTTAAGGATAGGATTCAGGGTTGGGGTGATcttatcctagatctgtggttagaggCAACTTCTATCTCAAGCAGGAAATCCAGTCTCTCTGGGTAGAACTTAAAATGTGCAAGTTTTCCTCCGTCAAAATCCACACATAGCAGCTTTGCTACCGATTCCAGACAGTGATGTGATTTCACGACCAAAGTGATGTGATTTCACGATTTCATGACCAAACGAACTTCAGACAATTGTGAAATAACTACTAGGGTGAGCTGAagctggaagcaacgtcagtacaataaaagttagttgggagcttaatgaaatgggtttccatggccgagcagccacacacaagcctaagatcaccatgcacaatgccaagcattggttggagtggtgtacagctcaccgccattggactctggagcagtggaaacacgttctctggagtaatgaatcacacttcaccatctggcagcctGACGGATAAATTTGGGTTtggccaggagaatgctacctgcccgtaTGCATACTGCCAattgtaatgtttggtggaggaggaataatggcctggtgcttttcatggttcgggctaagccccttagttccagtgaagaaaaatcttaatgctacagcatacaatggcattccAAACAATTTGTTCTTCCAACTTtggggcaacagtttggggaatgccTGTGCATGACAAtgccgtgcacaaagcgaggtctttacagaaatggtttgtcgtgaTCAGTCAGTTCTTCAgtctggaagaacttgactggcctgcacagagccctgacctcaaacccatcacctttgggatgaattggaatgccgatgAGCCAgtcctaatcacccaacatcagtgcccgacctcactaatgctcatgtggctgaatggaagcaagtccccgcagcaatgttccaacatctagtggaggctgttgtagcagcaaaggggggaccaactacatattaatgcacatgattttggaatgagatgttcgacgagcaggtgtccacatactttgtcaTGTAGTGTAGCACACCATTAAATGCTATGTCACATAACTGAATTAAGAACAGTTATATGAAAGTAGTTTTCACCATTTCCTGCATCATACCCATCGAATCGTGTTACTGTGGCTACAGTAAGTTGTCATAAACTGCCATGACCTGTTATAACGATTAATGATTTGGACACTGGTACAGCGAGTGATATTACATTTTCAATACCCCAAGCCAAAGAGAACCATATAGAATTACACTAAAGTTATATGTATGGGACAACTGATGCTGCCTCTAATTTCTATAGTTCGAAATGCCATTGTAGTCATAGTAGCCATAATGGAAAtacagtacagatgtaggatcttcattttagTCAGTTTGCTATAGCATGaatataatcctgcagcaacaggacatcGAAATTATGtgcattataatgaatggacatttttgtaggggttgatacattttttgttagagaattcaagtctgaaatttcaaagccTTTTTAAAAACTCAGACATAACAAGTTTAAATTCTCAGTAACAAAAgactgatcaaattaagatcgtaCATCTGTACAGTACATTGAAGTCAACCATGATAACGCTTGTCATAAAACATGACACAGAATATTAGAGAACAGGAGTTTTCCCATTGCAAAACCCCACACTTCATATCCTCACCCTTCAGAGGCCTGCCTAATCCATTGCTCAAGCATttcgttgatgcacttattgatgaaaccgatgactgaggtggtatactcctcaatccggatcatattccagtctgtgctagcaaaacagtcttcTAGGGTAGCATCCgaatcatctgaccacttccatcttgagcccaacagatccacagatgacaatcGCACTCCCcactgccttttcccacctggacaaaaggaccaCCTAGGTGAGAATGCTAtccattgactacagttcagcgttcaacaccatagtgcctacgaagctcatcactaagctaaggaccccgggactaaacacctccctctgcaactggatcttggactttgacgggccacccccaggtggtaagggtaggaaacaacacgtCTGctacgttgatcctcaacactggggcccctcagtggtgtgtacttagtcccctcctgtactccctgctcacccaCGACCTTgcggccaaacacgactccaacaccatcattaagtttgctgacaacacaacagtggtaggcctgatcatcgacaatgatgagacaggctatagggaggaggtcagagaactgtcagtgtggtgccaggacaacaacctcttcctcaatgtgagcaagacaaaggagctgatcgtggactacaggaaaaggcgggccgggccgaacaggcccccattaacatcaatggggctgtagtggagcgggtcgagagttccaagttccttggtgtccacatcaccaacgaactatcatggtccaaacacaccaagacagtcgtgaagagggcatgacaaaaccttttccccctcaggagactgaaaagatttggcatgggtcaccatatcctcaaaaagttattcagatgcaccatcgagagcatcctgaccagttgcatcactgcttggtgtGCCAGCTGCTCAGCATCTAACCGTAAGGCGCTGCAGAGGGTGGTGCGTACAGCTCTGTACagcactggggccaagcttcctgcaatccaggacctatataataggcggtgtgagaggaaagcccataaaattgacAAGACACTCCAGTCACAGAAAACGA
Proteins encoded in this window:
- the ttbk1a gene encoding tau-tubulin kinase 1 isoform X5 codes for the protein MGRHDDLWSLFYMLVEFAVGQLPWRKIKDKEQVGQIKERYDHRMLLKHMPSEFHIFLDHVLGLDYYTKPDYQLLMSVFENSMKERIIMENEPFDWEKGGTDSTQSTSASTQPQHNTRPTVAMVGALNTPVPVDLQRENTENVLQDEHLSDQENAPPALPTGGSRQGGGGQTTAKGEGWEDTDFNRNKLRISLGKGAQEGDEPSRGACPMSPCRAGGAPESPSGQVRSLRYRRINSPESDRMSAADGRGVDGYGQSIRSRMDILGSPSRHVYSSQPAMMLSVDCGLQRGRHGEGSVASVDQEAHSNAFIRSVPLAEEEDFDSKEWVIIDKETELRDFQPTTSGTTDEEPEELRPLEEGEERRRLRGGGAEMVVRPKTTLTTNSSRGMLTLTEEEASRRSGGSPAMSPCHSLPSGRPIGPQRPVIMSPTEHNGLSQPCPDFRTKGQLDEKDHFHILPQLQVKRADFLTVMLTGSLPQRRTFTAALPAENEVQEPQGPRDDDVTKSESNSETSQKSTERSQDGAPNTLMAEDGPRGPREPATDADPDLEDGSKTLVLFSPGDTRKSPSTGGEHVLLEVDFGTPSSSTPRNDMPLVGAGSQPEISFTLRSDLRPSTPIAPASPPFTKVERTFVHIAETSHSNVMSSRCQNAKESSDRYNLSAVTQETSPWEGDSHDQTVHVEQGEESQRLSRVPQTHSIQDVTLEKGVTRTKPDDRPPLVFVKSLEPVPEAMSPILEHKTLSADPNKGALSTEGVAESNAGLPFTALRQRIKSRIPVLLSEEDTGSERSASLSARVRLRRRARQLDLARLVVQKQQGRWMRLPSGTSSSLSSGDGRASETLSTTGSEEDTHASDESLARRSSCLKARTEAGGDQSHTEWRSRIPRPVTPIKRPSGRLVAAVASPLTLPGSGICRDASTFGNGLQVQKIGLSTLPTQRRSKPLQTGSSSSSSCPKPCPVPAQPCGSPRMPLRCVFMTRRSLSTSHCRTDSPSPQHVRPTRQPLSVRPTTAPPLRPRANTTTTTMKQANSQVRFTQVFTAMPARNRAKSTGPAKAKQSREDKMATS
- the ttbk1a gene encoding tau-tubulin kinase 1 isoform X2 — encoded protein: MQCLVPALQDHANMNGAGETADILPPNCMVKDRWKVLKKIGGGGFGEIYEALDLLTRENVALKVESAQQPKQVLKMEVAVLKKLQGKNHVCKFIGCGRNDKFNYVVMQLQQGRNLADLRRSQPRGTFTMSTTLRLGKQILESIEAIHSVGFLHRDIKPSNFAMGRLPSTLRKCYMLDFGLARQYTNTTGEVRPPRTVAGFRGTVRYASVNAHKNKEMGRHDDLWSLFYMLVEFAVGQLPWRKIKDKEQVGQIKERYDHRMLLKHMPSEFHIFLDHVLGLDYYTKPDYQLLMSVFENSMKERIIMENEPFDWEKGGTDSTQSTSASTQPQHNTRPTVAMVGALNTPVPVDLQRENTENVLQDEHLSDQENAPPALPTGGSRQGGGGQTTAKGEGWEDTDFNRNKLRISLGKGAQEGDEPSRGACPMSPCRAGGAPESPSGQVRSLRYRRINSPESDRMSAADGRGVDGYGQSIRSRMDILGSPSRHVYSSQPAMMLSVDCGLQRGRHGEGSVASVDQEAHSNAFIRSVPLAEEEDFDSKEWVIIDKETELRDFQPTTSGTTDEEPEELRPLEEGEERRRLRGGGAEMVVRPKTTLTTNSSRGMLTLTEEEASRRSGGSPAMSPCHSLPSGRPIGPQRPVIMSPTEHNGLSQPCPDFRTKGQLDEKDHFHILPQLQVKRADFLTVMLTGSLPQRRTFTAALPAENEVQEPQGPRDDDVTKSESNSETSQKSTERSQDGAPNTLMAEDGPRGPREPATDADPDLEDGSKTLVLFSPGDTRKSPSTGGEHVLLEVDFGTPSSSTPRNDMPLVGAGSQPEISFTLRSDLRPSTPIAPASPPFTKVERTFVHIAETSHSNVMSSRCQNAKESSDRYNLSAVTQETSPWEGDSHDQTVHVEQGEESQRLSRVPQTHSIQDVTLEKGVTRTKPDDRPPLVFVKSLEPVPEAMSPILEHKTLSADPNKGALSTEGVAESNAGLPFTALRQRIKSRIPVLLSEEDTGSERSASLSARVRLRRRARQLDLARLVVQKQQGRWMRLPSGTSSSLSSGDGRASETLSTTGSEEDTHASDESLARRSSCLKARTEAGGDQSHTEWRSRIPRPVTPIKRPSGRLVAAVASPLTLPGSGICRDASTFGNGLQVQKIGLSTLPTQRRSKPLQTGSSSSSSCPKPCPVPAQPCGSPRMPLRCVFMTRRSLSTSHCRTDSPSPQHVRPTRQPLSVRPTTAPPLRPRANTTTTTMKQANSQVRFTQVFTAMPARNRAKSTGPAKAKQSREDKMATS
- the ttbk1a gene encoding tau-tubulin kinase 1 isoform X3; the encoded protein is MQCLVPALQDHANMNGAGETADILPPNCMVKDRWKVLKKIGGGGFGEIYEALDLLTRENVALKVESAQQPKQVLKMEVAVLKKLQGKNHVCKFIGCGRNDKFNYVVMQLQGRNLADLRRSQPRGTFTMSTTLRLGKQILESIEAIHSVGFLHRDIKPSNFAMGRLPSTLRKCYMLDFGLARQYTNTTGEVRPPRTVAGFRGTVRYASVNAHKNKEMGRHDDLWSLFYMLVEFAVGQLPWRKIKDKEQVGQIKERYDHRMLLKHMPSEFHIFLDHVLGLDYYTKPDYQLLMSVFENSMKERIIMENEPFDWEKGGTDSTQSTSASTQPQHNTRPTVAMVGALNTPVPVDLQRENTENVLQDEHLSDQENAPPALPTGGSRQGGGGQTTAKGEGWEDTDFNRNKLRISLGKGAQEGDEPSRGACPMSPCRAGGAPESPSGQVRSLRYRRINSPESDRMSAADGRGVDGYGQSIRSRMDILGSPSRHVYSSQPAMMLSVDCGLQRGRHGEGSVASVDQEAHSNAFIRSVPLAEEEDFDSKEWVIIDKETELRDFQPTTSGTTDEEPEELRPLEEGEERRRLRGGGAEMVVRPKTTLTTNSSRGMLTLTEEEASRRSGGSPAMSPCHSLPSGRPIGPQRPVIMSPTEHNGLSQPCPDFRTKGQLDEKDHFHILPQLQVKRADFLTVMLTGSLPQRRTFTAALPAENEVQEPQGPRDDDVTKSESNSETSQKSTERSQDGAPNTLMAEDGPRGPREPATDADPDLEDGSKTLVLFSPGDTRKSPSTGGEHVLLEVDFGTPSSSTPRNDMPLVGAGSQPEISFTLRSDLRPSTPIAPASPPFTKVERTFVHIAETSHSNVMSSRCQNAKESSDRYNLSAVTQETSPWEGDSHDQTVHVEQGEESQRLSRVPQTHSIQDVTLEKGVTRTKPDDRPPLVFVKSLEPVPEAMSPILEHKTLSADPNKGALSTEGVAESNAGLPFTALRQRIKSRIPVLLSEEDTGSERSASLSARVRLRRRARQLDLARLVVQKQQGRWMRLPSGTSSSLSSGDGRASETLSTTGSEEDTHASDESLARRSSCLKARTEAGGDQSHTEWRSRIPRPVTPIKRPSGRLVAAVASPLTLPGSGICRDASTFGNGLQVQKIGLSTLPTQRRSKPLQTGSSSSSSCPKPCPVPAQPCGSPRMPLRCVFMTRRSLSTSHCRTDSPSPQHVRPTRQPLSVRPTTAPPLRPRANTTTTTMKQANSQVRFTQVFTAMPARNRAKSTGPAKAKQSREDKMATS
- the ttbk1a gene encoding tau-tubulin kinase 1 isoform X1, with the protein product MQCLVPALQDHANMNGAGETADILPPNCMVKDRWKVLKKIGGGGFGEIYEALDLLTRENVALKVESAQQPKQVLKMEVAVLKKLQGKNHVCKFIGCGRNDKFNYVVMQLQGVEQGRNLADLRRSQPRGTFTMSTTLRLGKQILESIEAIHSVGFLHRDIKPSNFAMGRLPSTLRKCYMLDFGLARQYTNTTGEVRPPRTVAGFRGTVRYASVNAHKNKEMGRHDDLWSLFYMLVEFAVGQLPWRKIKDKEQVGQIKERYDHRMLLKHMPSEFHIFLDHVLGLDYYTKPDYQLLMSVFENSMKERIIMENEPFDWEKGGTDSTQSTSASTQPQHNTRPTVAMVGALNTPVPVDLQRENTENVLQDEHLSDQENAPPALPTGGSRQGGGGQTTAKGEGWEDTDFNRNKLRISLGKGAQEGDEPSRGACPMSPCRAGGAPESPSGQVRSLRYRRINSPESDRMSAADGRGVDGYGQSIRSRMDILGSPSRHVYSSQPAMMLSVDCGLQRGRHGEGSVASVDQEAHSNAFIRSVPLAEEEDFDSKEWVIIDKETELRDFQPTTSGTTDEEPEELRPLEEGEERRRLRGGGAEMVVRPKTTLTTNSSRGMLTLTEEEASRRSGGSPAMSPCHSLPSGRPIGPQRPVIMSPTEHNGLSQPCPDFRTKGQLDEKDHFHILPQLQVKRADFLTVMLTGSLPQRRTFTAALPAENEVQEPQGPRDDDVTKSESNSETSQKSTERSQDGAPNTLMAEDGPRGPREPATDADPDLEDGSKTLVLFSPGDTRKSPSTGGEHVLLEVDFGTPSSSTPRNDMPLVGAGSQPEISFTLRSDLRPSTPIAPASPPFTKVERTFVHIAETSHSNVMSSRCQNAKESSDRYNLSAVTQETSPWEGDSHDQTVHVEQGEESQRLSRVPQTHSIQDVTLEKGVTRTKPDDRPPLVFVKSLEPVPEAMSPILEHKTLSADPNKGALSTEGVAESNAGLPFTALRQRIKSRIPVLLSEEDTGSERSASLSARVRLRRRARQLDLARLVVQKQQGRWMRLPSGTSSSLSSGDGRASETLSTTGSEEDTHASDESLARRSSCLKARTEAGGDQSHTEWRSRIPRPVTPIKRPSGRLVAAVASPLTLPGSGICRDASTFGNGLQVQKIGLSTLPTQRRSKPLQTGSSSSSSCPKPCPVPAQPCGSPRMPLRCVFMTRRSLSTSHCRTDSPSPQHVRPTRQPLSVRPTTAPPLRPRANTTTTTMKQANSQVRFTQVFTAMPARNRAKSTGPAKAKQSREDKMATS